One window from the genome of Lasioglossum baleicum chromosome 9, iyLasBale1, whole genome shotgun sequence encodes:
- the Agxt gene encoding alanine-glyoxylate aminotransferase, with protein MQPLLTNVNSCDKVSTYIGCHNRKKFKLSTSWNSVDVSIQRALVARTAKRNLKFSIFEGNCNFEGNLDLLNRIPRDLRRRKKRAMNREWNQFAVHKAPPKELFTKLRIPVKTLTGPGPTNCSKRVLQALQNQVLGPYHPEIWQMLDDIKAGLQYVFQTNNRLTLVLTAAGHGGMEASLDNLLEPGDKIVIVKSGYWGERAGEIASRIGACVEFIETGHERAATLEEVEAALKEHRPVAVFMVQAESSVGLKQPLEGFGDLIHKYGALLIVDTVASLAGEPFFMDSWGVDVVFTGSQKALGAPPGLSPISFSPRAEEKMFRRKTKSFSLYWDLKQIGVYWKCFGNENRVYHHTISSTLLYGLREALAEIAEEGLTASWARHAAAAARLRKGLELRGLRSYIKNPQYQLSTIITVELPPGADDRIFVQRAMQRYKVELNRGLGPTLGKILRIGLLQVNATSKTVDLVLRALEEGLKDVPRSRL; from the exons ATGCAACCGTTGTTGACAAATGTAAACAGCTGTGATAAGGTAAGTACATATATAGGTTGTCATAATCGTAAGAAGTTCAAATTATCTACAAGTTGGAATAGTGTTGATGTCAGTATACAGCGAGCTTTGGTAGCGCGAACAGCAAAGAGGAACCTCAAATTCAGCATATTCGAAGGAAACTGCAATTTCGAGGGCAATCTCGACTTGCTAA ATCGTATTCCTCGCGATCTCCGTCGAAGAAAAAAGCGTGCGATGAATCGCGAGTGGAACCAGTTCGCCGTACACAAGGCACCACCAAAGGAACTCTTCACTAAACTCCGGATACCGGTAAAAACGTTAACGGGTCCTGGTCCGACTAATTGCTCGAAGCGGGTTCTTCAGGCCCTCCAGAATCAAGTCCTCGGCCCTTACCATCCCGAAATTTGGCAG ATGTTAGACGATATAAAGGCGGGCCTGCAATACGTATTTCAAACGAACAACAGACTCACTTTGGTGTTGACTGCAGCGGGTCATGGTGGCATGGAAGCTTCTTTGGATAATCTACTTGAGCCCGGCGATAAGATAGTCATCGTGAAATCCGGATATTGGGGTGAACGTGCTGGCGAAATAGCCTCTCGGATAGGCGCATGT GTTGAGTTTATAGAAACAGGACACGAGAGAGCGGCTACGTTGGAAGAAGTAGAAGCTGCGTTAAAGGAGCATAGACCGGTGGCGGTTTTCATGGTCCAGGCTGAATCATCCGTTGGTTTGAAGCAGCCGTTAGAAGGTTTTGGAGATTTAATCCACAA ATACGGCGCCCTCCTGATCGTAGACACGGTTGCATCACTGGCAGGCGAGCCGTTCTTTATGGATTCTTGGGGCGTGGATGTGGTTTTCACCGGCAGCCAGAAGGCCCTTGGCGCCCCCCCTGGACTCTCCCCCATTTCGTTCAGTCCACGGGCAGA ggagaaaatgtttcgaagaaaGACGAAGTCGTTCTCGCTTTATTGGGACCTGAAGCAGATCGGTGTTTACTGGAAATGTTTTGGCAACGAGAATAGAGTGTATCATCACACGATAAGTTCTACGCTTCTGTATGGTTTGCGTGAGGCTTTGGCAGAAATCGCTGAAGAGGGTCTGACTGCGTCTTGGGCCAGACACGCAGCCGCAGCTGCCAGATTACGGAAGGGTCTTGAGTTACGGGGCCTTCGAAGCTACATCAAAAATCCACAGTATCAATTATCCACAATAATCACTGTAGAGCTGCCACCTGGCGCCGACGACAGGATCTTTGTGCAACGAGCCATGCAGAG ATACAAAGTCGAATTAAACAGAGGATTGGGACCAACTTTAGGGAAAATTTTGCGAATTGGTTTGCTGCAAGTCAATGCTACGTCTAAAACGGTCGACTTAGTGTTACGCGCCCTGGAAGAGGGGCTCAAAGATGTTCCTCGATCACGactgtaa